One genomic segment of Clostridium saccharoperbutylacetonicum N1-4(HMT) includes these proteins:
- a CDS encoding 4Fe-4S binding protein — MKRQNVRKLFLISSMLLFPITIYYFSPYLIIQGALEGVINGSFIIFLLMLISSVFLGRAYCGYLCPVSGIQECTVLINDKKAKQGWKNNIKYVIWLIWIIGIILCFVFSKQKLTVDFFYMTDHGISISNIYGYIIYYLVILLVFIPSVLFGKRIFCHYFCWMAPFMVIGNKLGNLLHIKKIRLEAHKDKCINCHICDKSCPMSLNVSEKVNVEKMEDSECILCGACVDSCPKKAITYKVN, encoded by the coding sequence ATGAAGAGACAAAATGTTAGAAAATTGTTTTTAATAAGTTCAATGTTACTGTTTCCAATAACTATATATTATTTTTCACCATATTTAATTATTCAAGGAGCATTGGAAGGAGTAATTAATGGTAGTTTCATTATATTTCTTTTAATGTTAATAAGTTCTGTTTTTTTAGGAAGAGCATATTGTGGGTATTTGTGTCCAGTTAGCGGAATACAAGAATGTACTGTGCTCATTAATGACAAAAAAGCTAAACAGGGTTGGAAGAATAATATAAAATATGTAATTTGGCTAATATGGATAATAGGTATAATTCTTTGTTTTGTATTTAGCAAACAAAAATTAACGGTAGATTTTTTTTATATGACTGATCATGGAATATCAATATCAAATATATATGGATACATTATATATTACTTGGTAATACTTCTAGTTTTTATTCCATCTGTCTTATTTGGTAAAAGAATCTTTTGTCACTATTTTTGTTGGATGGCACCATTTATGGTGATAGGCAATAAATTAGGAAATCTGCTTCATATTAAAAAAATCAGATTAGAAGCTCACAAGGATAAATGTATAAATTGCCATATATGTGATAAGAGTTGTCCTATGAGCCTTAATGTTTCAGAGAAAGTTAATGTGGAGAAAATGGAGGACAGTGAGTGTATATTATGTGGAGCTTGTGTTGATAGCTGTCCTAAAAAGGCTATTACTTATAAAGTGAACTAA